The following coding sequences lie in one Lolium perenne isolate Kyuss_39 chromosome 2, Kyuss_2.0, whole genome shotgun sequence genomic window:
- the LOC127336556 gene encoding uncharacterized protein, producing the protein MKEMSLRLSGITGGDGKQTGESEILRIPEPTGVSTNKIRTNPTHHIATSGLLPSIWRERLKKIIRKSNSPEKCLEHCKARSAQILDQFPEKEKDSSGWGKESIPSPATSPCGPEESKDKVPAEGAASASLVAIEGEKAPRLLIVPSTGSPLASVTALTPTSQRVPLQWEADHLGIVGQLIAELIQGSDQRIIDPGGPINRAHDAGKSHQPSPSRAEDLHPIPVTMPSEDSALIYVDAAHKPLTGDSAVGVVVRDQYGAIIAAVCKTIDPCQDAEEAEARAILAGLQLGTDIGLQQPLLLSDCAPAVSASRNQGPNLSKLWSVYMQISSTALQLPGCVVQYTRRKFNSGAHNLAQRAIRSRTCNLWLAPVPAVISDLVGDNSVNREGE; encoded by the exons ATGAAAGAGATGTCGCTTCGTCTCTCCGGAATCACCGGAGGCGATGGAAAGCAGACAGGAGAGAGTGAAATTCTCAGGATTCCAGAGCCGACAGGAGTGAGCACCAACAAGATCCGTACGAACCCCACACACCACATCGCTACATCTGGTCTCCTCCCTTCGATCTGGAGAGAGAGACTGAAGAAAATTATCCGCAAATCCAATTCGCCCGAAAAATGCCTAGAGCATTGCAAGGCCAGATCCGCCCAAATTCTCGATCAATTCCCAGAAAAAGAGAAAGACTCAAGCGGCTGGGGGAAGGAATCGATCCCTTCGCCCGCCACTTCTCCGTGCGGCCCAGAGGAAAGCAAGGATAAGGTGCCAGCCGAGGGCGCGGCCTCGGCCTCCTTGGTTGCCATTGAAGGGGAGAAAGCTCCACGCCTCCTCATAGTTCCTTCGACGGGATCCCCGCTGGCGTCGGTCACCGCTTTGACGCCCACTTCTCAGCGCGTCCCTCTTCAATGGGAGGCGGACCACTTGGGTATTGTTGGCCAATTGATCGCCGAACTAATTCAAGGGAGCGATCAACGGATTATTGACCCGGGAGGACCTATAAACCGAGCGCACGATGCTGGGAAGAGCCACCAACCCTCTCCCTCAAG AGCGGAAGATCTACACCCTATTCCTGTGACCATGCCTTCTGAAGACAGCGCACTGATCTATGTTGATGCGGCCCACAAGCCGCTAACTGGAGATTCAGCCGTTGGTGTTGTGGTACGCGACCAATATGGCGCCATCATCGCTGCCGTATGCAAGACGATTGATCCATGCCAGGACGCGGAGGAAGCTGAAGCTAGAGCGATCCTCGCTGGCCTGCAGCTGGGAACCGATATTGGCCTCCAACAGCCATTGTTGTTGTCTGACTGCGCCCCCGCTGTTAGTGCCTCAAGGAACCAGGGTCCTAACCTATCGAAGCTCTGGAGTGTTTACATGCAGATTTCTTCTACTGCTTTGCAGTTGCCTGGGTGTGTCGTGCAATATACTAGGAGAAAGTTTAATTCGGGTGCCCACAATTTAGCTCAGCGAGCTATTCGGTCTAGAACCTGTAACCTTTGGCTGGCTCCGGTCCCGGCTGTTATCTCTGATCTAGTCGGGGACAATTCTGTAAACCGTGAAGGTGAGTAA